A section of the Campylobacter lanienae NCTC 13004 genome encodes:
- a CDS encoding chemotaxis protein CheX — MLNAINYATKHFCSDIFGYKLEEGKSLGKDLYGASIPIYKDGEEIQFYLYFKKETLELFVDKLFNKEEGKKTDLGDLSREVANQIVGYAKNLLNDNNNGNYKLGTPEFLGKVERFPVRLEKSQIFKMKNKTFKIGYKRA, encoded by the coding sequence ATGCTAAATGCTATTAACTACGCTACAAAGCACTTTTGCAGTGATATTTTTGGATACAAACTAGAAGAGGGAAAGAGCCTAGGCAAAGATTTATATGGTGCTAGCATTCCGATATATAAAGATGGCGAAGAGATCCAATTTTATCTATACTTCAAAAAAGAGACATTAGAGCTATTTGTAGATAAATTATTTAATAAAGAAGAAGGCAAAAAAACAGATCTAGGCGATTTAAGCAGAGAAGTAGCCAATCAAATCGTAGGATACGCCAAAAATCTCTTAAATGACAATAACAATGGAAATTACAAGCTTGGCACACCTGAATTTTTAGGTAAAGTTGAGAGATTTCCAGTTAGACTTGAAAAATCACAAATATTTAAAATGAAAAACAAAACATTTAAAATAGGCTACAAAAGAGCATGA
- the fliN gene encoding flagellar motor switch protein FliN, with protein MNDTDLSPNGLFHGYDELLDIGVEFISDLGMTTISVRELLKLEIGSVIDLEKPAGESVELYINNRIFGKGEVMVYEKNLAIRINEILDSKSVIQYFKREQL; from the coding sequence ATGAACGATACAGATCTAAGCCCAAATGGCTTATTTCACGGCTATGATGAGCTACTTGATATAGGGGTGGAGTTTATCAGCGATCTTGGTATGACTACAATTAGCGTTAGAGAGCTTTTAAAACTAGAAATCGGCTCTGTTATAGACCTAGAAAAGCCAGCCGGAGAGAGTGTAGAGTTATATATAAATAACAGAATATTTGGCAAAGGCGAGGTAATGGTATATGAGAAAAATCTCGCAATCCGTATAAATGAGATATTAGACTCTAAATCTGTAATCCAATATTTCAAAAGAGAGCAGTTATGA
- a CDS encoding 2,3,4,5-tetrahydropyridine-2,6-carboxylate N-succinyltransferase, translated as MSIKNLDDLKNFTDEIRSKAGYKDPIAFAIGRSIKGKSGKTISVNYAVVNMNENYGSAAVLSWAIEKNGIKIDNSTSEFIAPINSSIVSDALDIFDFLVDECEGDKHKNIQNLLILDEILSEDELESDAQFVVTFLYSDEAPKSVEAVYLKLYLLSLNKAEIRSLNLNGAFGILPNLAWDSDGNPHELDHLRENEIWLKMKGWYPNIVSVDKFPRYLNHIIPSDNTRILDSAKVRMGAVLAPGTTIMPGAAYVNFNSGTTGAVMVEGRVSSSVKVGDGSDIGGGASILGVLSGTNGNPISIGKRCLLGANSVTGVPLGDDCIVDAGIAILEGTKVFINDKEALQKLNPTFEFNQDIYKASQLANLNGIHYRQNSQTGQITANISKRAIKLNADLH; from the coding sequence ATGAGTATCAAAAATTTAGATGATTTAAAAAATTTTACCGATGAGATACGCTCCAAAGCTGGATATAAAGACCCAATCGCCTTTGCCATAGGCAGAAGCATCAAGGGCAAATCAGGCAAGACAATAAGCGTAAATTACGCAGTGGTAAATATGAATGAAAATTATGGAAGCGCCGCTGTATTAAGCTGGGCAATTGAGAAAAATGGGATAAAAATCGATAATAGCACAAGCGAATTTATAGCACCTATTAATTCAAGCATTGTCAGCGACGCTTTGGATATTTTCGATTTTTTAGTTGATGAGTGCGAAGGCGATAAACACAAAAATATCCAAAATTTACTAATCTTAGATGAGATTTTAAGTGAAGACGAATTAGAATCCGACGCTCAATTTGTAGTTACATTTTTATATAGCGATGAAGCACCAAAAAGCGTTGAAGCCGTATATCTAAAACTATATCTACTATCATTAAACAAAGCTGAAATTAGAAGCTTGAATTTAAATGGCGCCTTTGGGATACTCCCAAATTTAGCTTGGGATAGCGATGGAAATCCGCACGAGCTAGATCACCTAAGAGAGAATGAAATTTGGCTAAAAATGAAAGGCTGGTATCCAAATATCGTAAGCGTAGATAAATTCCCACGCTACCTAAATCACATAATCCCAAGTGACAATACTAGAATTCTAGATAGCGCTAAAGTCAGAATGGGCGCAGTATTAGCCCCAGGCACCACCATAATGCCTGGCGCTGCGTATGTCAATTTCAACTCAGGCACCACCGGCGCTGTGATGGTAGAAGGTAGAGTATCAAGCTCGGTCAAAGTAGGCGATGGTAGCGATATAGGTGGCGGTGCTAGTATCTTAGGGGTACTTAGCGGCACAAATGGCAACCCAATTAGCATAGGCAAAAGATGCTTATTAGGCGCAAACTCGGTCACAGGTGTCCCGCTCGGCGATGATTGTATCGTAGATGCAGGTATTGCTATCTTAGAGGGCACAAAGGTATTTATAAATGACAAAGAAGCCCTTCAAAAGCTAAATCCTACATTTGAATTTAACCAAGACATCTATAAAGCCTCTCAACTAGCGAATTTAAATGGAATTCACTATCGCCAAAATAGCCAAACAGGTCAAATCACAGCCAACATCAGCAAAAGAGCGATCAAACTAAATGCCGATTTGCACTAA
- a CDS encoding ABC-F family ATP-binding cassette domain-containing protein encodes MVEIKGLTHRFGSQLLFEDVNLKLNSHNRYGLIGANGAGKSTFLKILSGQIEHTSGDIIIESNKKIGVLGQDQFAFEDFSLKDAVLWGNKRLYDAIKEKEKLYLSEEFTDEINERLSELEIITAEEDPTYEYETRIEKILSSLGLHEYDKLMSQIESSDKVKVLLAQVLFPKPDILFLDEPTNNLDIDAIAWLERELINHEGTLVVISHDRHFLNRVCTHILDVDFKQIREFSGNYDDWYIAANLVAKQAEMERDKKLKEREELEKFIARFSANASKAKQATSRAKQLEKLQINEIKTSSRRDPSILFRINREIGNELIELKSVSKKFDNNVILDNFNFKMNKGDKIAIIGTNGVGKTTLCKILTSELSADSGDIHIGATIELGYFAQDSSNKITGNHKLYEWLQDSKNKDLDEIRKCLGRMLFSGAEQEKEVGSLSGGEKHRLMLSKLMLQRANLLILDEPNNHLDLEAIIALGEALYNFSGSCICVSHDRELIDAFANRILHLKGNGQIVDFKGSYEEYRVAYGLDEK; translated from the coding sequence ATGGTTGAAATCAAAGGCCTAACTCATCGTTTTGGCTCGCAACTACTCTTTGAAGATGTAAATTTAAAGCTAAATTCGCACAATCGCTATGGCCTAATCGGCGCAAATGGTGCTGGAAAATCTACATTTTTAAAGATTTTAAGTGGCCAAATAGAACACACTAGCGGCGATATAATTATAGAATCTAATAAAAAAATCGGCGTCTTAGGTCAAGATCAATTCGCCTTTGAAGACTTCAGCTTAAAAGACGCTGTTTTATGGGGCAATAAAAGACTATATGATGCGATAAAAGAGAAAGAAAAATTATATCTAAGCGAAGAATTCACAGATGAAATTAATGAGCGTTTAAGCGAACTTGAGATTATCACCGCTGAAGAGGACCCAACATATGAGTATGAAACAAGGATAGAAAAAATCCTAAGCTCACTTGGCTTACATGAGTATGATAAATTAATGAGCCAAATCGAAAGCAGCGATAAGGTAAAAGTCTTGCTCGCTCAAGTGCTATTTCCTAAGCCTGATATTTTATTTCTTGATGAGCCGACAAACAACCTTGATATCGATGCTATCGCTTGGCTAGAAAGAGAGTTAATCAACCACGAAGGCACGCTAGTAGTAATCAGCCACGATAGACACTTTTTAAATAGAGTTTGTACGCATATTTTGGATGTGGATTTTAAACAAATTAGAGAATTTAGCGGTAACTATGATGATTGGTATATCGCAGCAAATTTAGTAGCCAAACAAGCTGAAATGGAGCGTGATAAGAAGTTAAAAGAGCGTGAAGAGCTTGAGAAATTTATAGCTAGATTTAGCGCTAATGCCAGCAAAGCCAAACAAGCCACAAGTAGAGCCAAACAGCTTGAAAAACTCCAAATCAATGAGATCAAAACATCTAGCCGCCGTGATCCTAGTATACTGTTTAGGATTAATCGTGAGATCGGAAATGAGCTAATCGAGCTAAAATCAGTAAGCAAAAAATTTGATAATAATGTAATTTTGGATAATTTCAATTTTAAGATGAATAAAGGCGATAAAATCGCAATCATCGGCACAAACGGCGTTGGCAAAACCACTCTATGTAAAATTCTCACAAGTGAATTGTCAGCAGATAGCGGAGATATTCATATCGGCGCTACAATCGAGCTGGGCTACTTCGCTCAAGATAGCTCAAACAAAATCACAGGCAACCATAAATTATACGAGTGGCTTCAAGACTCTAAAAACAAAGATCTAGATGAGATACGCAAATGCCTTGGTAGAATGCTATTTAGCGGCGCTGAACAAGAAAAAGAAGTTGGCAGTCTAAGCGGTGGCGAAAAGCATAGATTAATGCTATCTAAGCTTATGCTACAAAGGGCGAATTTACTTATCTTAGATGAGCCAAATAACCATCTTGATCTTGAAGCTATCATCGCTTTAGGCGAGGCGCTTTATAATTTTAGTGGTAGTTGTATCTGCGTAAGCCACGATAGAGAGCTTATAGATGCTTTTGCTAATAGAATTTTACACCTTAAAGGTAATGGCCAAATCGTGGATTTTAAAGGTAGTTATGAAGAGTATAGAGTCGCTTATGGATTGGATGAAAAATGA
- the thiS gene encoding sulfur carrier protein ThiS produces MIQIWLNSNSITIKANSTLAELIKSQGYDHSRVAAEIDMQIVPKVKWGEFIIKDGMKIEIVEFVGGG; encoded by the coding sequence ATGATACAAATTTGGCTTAACTCAAATTCCATCACCATAAAAGCCAATTCCACCCTTGCCGAGCTAATAAAATCACAAGGCTACGATCACAGCAGAGTCGCCGCCGAAATAGATATGCAAATCGTCCCAAAAGTCAAATGGGGTGAGTTTATCATAAAAGATGGTATGAAAATCGAAATCGTAGAATTCGTAGGTGGCGGATAA
- the purF gene encoding amidophosphoribosyltransferase codes for MCAIVGVINSKDAAKTAYYGLFSMQHRGQEASGISSSYNHQIKTIKNRGLVTEVFNSASFEILQGQMAIGHNRYSTAGSDSVLDAQPVSAKYSLGEISIVHNGNLINKYEVRERLIEDGAIFQSNMDTENILHLIAKSKKENLQDRIIEALGHIVGAYCLLILSRSKMFVVRDPYGVRPLSIGRLKDGGYIVASESCAFDLVGATFVRDVAPGEMIIFEEGKSSFKSIDLFETKDPRICAFEYIYFARPDSVIDGKNVYEIRKKLGEILADKSTCKADFVVPVPDSGVPAALGYAARSKIPFEMAIVRNHYVGRTFIEPTQEMRNLKVKLKLNPMSSVLKGKSIVVIDDSIVRGTTSKKIVELLRNAGAREIHMKIAAPEIKHPCRYGIDTPSYEELISARMDAREVCKFIGADSLEFLSIDELTTGLGSERKYSLVSFDGDYFIS; via the coding sequence ATGTGTGCGATAGTAGGGGTAATAAATTCAAAAGATGCGGCTAAAACGGCGTATTATGGGCTGTTTTCTATGCAGCATAGAGGGCAAGAGGCAAGTGGGATTAGCTCTAGTTATAATCATCAGATTAAAACTATTAAAAATAGAGGATTAGTAACTGAGGTTTTTAATAGCGCTAGCTTCGAGATATTACAAGGGCAGATGGCTATAGGGCATAATAGATATTCAACCGCTGGAAGTGATAGTGTGCTAGATGCTCAGCCGGTGAGTGCGAAATACTCTTTGGGTGAGATTAGTATCGTTCATAATGGAAATTTGATTAATAAATATGAAGTTAGGGAGCGATTAATCGAAGATGGTGCGATATTTCAATCCAATATGGATACAGAAAATATCTTACATTTAATAGCTAAAAGCAAAAAAGAGAATTTACAAGATCGCATTATAGAGGCTTTGGGGCATATCGTTGGGGCGTATTGTTTGTTGATTTTGAGTCGCTCTAAGATGTTTGTGGTGCGTGATCCATACGGCGTTAGGCCTCTTAGCATAGGTAGATTAAAAGATGGTGGATATATCGTAGCTAGTGAGAGCTGTGCTTTTGATCTGGTGGGGGCTACATTTGTGCGTGATGTAGCGCCTGGCGAGATGATTATATTTGAAGAGGGCAAAAGCTCATTTAAAAGTATAGATCTATTTGAGACTAAAGACCCTAGAATTTGTGCTTTTGAGTATATATATTTTGCTAGACCCGATAGTGTGATAGATGGTAAAAATGTATATGAGATTAGAAAAAAGCTTGGTGAAATTCTAGCTGATAAATCCACTTGTAAGGCTGATTTTGTCGTGCCGGTGCCGGACTCTGGTGTGCCTGCGGCTTTGGGGTATGCTGCTAGGAGTAAAATCCCATTTGAGATGGCGATTGTGAGAAATCACTATGTGGGTAGGACCTTTATAGAGCCAACCCAAGAGATGAGAAACCTTAAGGTTAAATTAAAATTAAATCCTATGAGTAGTGTCTTAAAAGGCAAAAGCATTGTAGTAATCGATGATAGTATAGTGCGTGGGACAACTAGCAAGAAGATTGTAGAGCTGCTTCGCAATGCTGGCGCTAGGGAAATTCATATGAAAATTGCCGCTCCTGAGATCAAACATCCTTGTAGATATGGTATCGATACGCCAAGTTATGAAGAGTTAATTAGCGCTAGGATGGATGCTAGAGAGGTGTGTAAATTTATTGGTGCGGATAGCTTGGAGTTTTTAAGTATTGATGAGCTAACTACAGGGCTAGGAAGTGAGCGTAAATATTCGCTTGTTAGCTTTGATGGGGATTATTTTATAAGTTAA
- the dapB gene encoding 4-hydroxy-tetrahydrodipicolinate reductase produces MIRIGLHGASGKMGSEIIANLKGLNNAKLSVAYTIEPMSVDDGVIVTDKYDVLFDNSDVVIDFSIAKASINLINYARTNPKPLVIGTTGLGDEGGELIKLASATMPILQATNMSLGVAVLNRLTEIASRVLSEFDIEIIEMHHRNKIDAPSGTALTLGEHAARGRNLNLSNVRISGRDGMMGPRSKNEIAVMSLRGGDIVGRHTVGFYNDGEYIELNHTATSRATFAKGAIKAGIWLANKEPKLYTIYDALGI; encoded by the coding sequence ATGATTCGTATAGGTTTGCATGGGGCAAGTGGCAAGATGGGAAGCGAGATAATCGCAAATTTAAAAGGACTTAATAACGCTAAATTATCAGTAGCATACACTATAGAGCCTATGAGCGTGGATGATGGTGTGATAGTTACTGATAAATATGATGTTTTGTTTGATAATAGCGATGTGGTGATTGATTTTAGTATCGCAAAGGCATCTATAAATTTAATTAATTACGCTAGGACAAATCCAAAACCACTAGTTATAGGCACAACTGGGCTAGGCGATGAAGGGGGCGAACTAATCAAACTAGCAAGTGCTACTATGCCGATACTTCAAGCTACAAATATGAGTCTAGGCGTAGCGGTGCTAAATCGCTTAACTGAGATTGCTAGTAGGGTGCTAAGTGAATTTGATATTGAGATTATTGAGATGCATCATCGCAATAAAATTGACGCACCAAGTGGCACTGCTTTGACTCTTGGGGAGCATGCTGCTAGGGGTAGGAATTTGAATTTATCAAATGTTAGGATTAGTGGTCGTGATGGGATGATGGGTCCCAGAAGTAAAAATGAAATAGCTGTAATGTCGCTTCGTGGTGGTGATATCGTGGGTAGGCATACGGTTGGATTTTATAATGATGGTGAGTATATAGAGCTCAATCACACAGCTACAAGTAGGGCTACATTTGCTAAAGGTGCGATAAAAGCAGGAATTTGGCTAGCTAATAAAGAGCCAAAATTATATACAATATATGATGCTTTAGGGATATAA
- a CDS encoding flagellin B, with protein sequence MSFRINTNIAAMNAHANSQITDRALSSSLGRLSSGLRIQTAADDASGLVIADSLKSQANSLGQAISNGNDAIGIVQTADKAMDEQIKILDTIKTKAIQAAQDGQNSDSRRALQNDISRLLEELDMIATTTSFNGQQLLNGNFSNKNFQIGAYSNETAKVSIGATNSNTIGHTRFETTNNAIFSSISTLSGVAVKLSGIDGYPGGYEFQKIDNDTFKSDGYKAVAEMMNGVSDKTGVKVNVNNTQILGVVAAGTVRDLIINGVSIGNVTVKANDSDNALIGAINAKKDETGVEASLDNGRLVLAAKDGRAIRIAAFSATATTVFSARTGASLGGPAHSAGTVYLGTITFVRQDARDIKVGLNNMSIVSGMSAAAITVASIASATYNQSSVNLKYMNAGTIDFATAKAMGFFDGGYSAAYGQAAQAGGVNTYGGAQAMVDVAESARKTLDKLRADLGSVQNQLVATINNITVTQVNVKSAESQIRDVDFASESANFSKFNILAQSGSYAMSQANAVQQNILRLLQ encoded by the coding sequence ATGAGTTTTAGAATCAACACTAACATAGCAGCGATGAATGCTCATGCTAACTCACAAATCACAGATAGAGCACTTAGTAGCTCACTTGGTCGCCTTAGTTCAGGCCTTAGAATTCAAACAGCAGCTGATGATGCTTCTGGCTTAGTTATTGCTGACTCACTAAAAAGCCAAGCCAACTCATTAGGTCAAGCTATATCTAATGGTAATGACGCAATAGGTATAGTTCAAACAGCTGATAAAGCTATGGATGAACAGATTAAAATACTAGATACTATTAAAACCAAAGCTATCCAAGCAGCTCAAGATGGTCAAAATAGTGATTCTAGAAGAGCCCTTCAAAATGATATTAGCAGACTTCTTGAAGAGCTAGATATGATAGCTACTACTACAAGCTTTAATGGCCAACAACTCTTAAATGGAAATTTTAGCAATAAAAACTTCCAAATAGGTGCTTATAGCAATGAAACAGCTAAAGTAAGCATAGGTGCTACAAACTCAAATACAATTGGGCATACTAGGTTTGAGACTACGAATAATGCGATATTTTCATCTATTTCAACACTATCAGGCGTAGCAGTTAAATTAAGCGGAATTGATGGTTACCCTGGCGGTTATGAATTTCAAAAAATAGATAATGACACATTTAAATCAGATGGCTACAAAGCTGTAGCTGAAATGATGAACGGCGTAAGTGATAAAACTGGCGTAAAGGTAAATGTAAATAATACTCAAATTTTGGGTGTTGTAGCTGCAGGTACCGTAAGAGATTTAATCATTAATGGCGTTAGTATAGGTAATGTAACCGTAAAAGCTAATGATAGTGATAACGCTCTAATTGGAGCAATTAATGCTAAAAAAGATGAAACAGGCGTAGAAGCTAGTTTGGATAACGGAAGACTAGTCTTAGCTGCTAAAGATGGTAGAGCTATAAGAATAGCAGCATTCTCTGCTACTGCAACTACAGTATTTAGTGCCAGAACTGGTGCATCCTTAGGTGGTCCGGCGCATAGTGCTGGTACGGTTTATTTAGGAACTATCACATTTGTCCGCCAAGATGCTAGAGATATAAAAGTTGGTTTAAATAATATGTCTATTGTGTCTGGTATGTCGGCAGCAGCTATAACTGTAGCTTCTATCGCTTCAGCAACTTATAATCAATCAAGCGTAAATTTAAAATATATGAATGCTGGAACAATTGATTTTGCTACCGCTAAGGCTATGGGCTTCTTCGATGGTGGCTATTCTGCAGCTTATGGTCAAGCGGCTCAAGCCGGTGGGGTAAATACCTATGGTGGTGCTCAAGCTATGGTGGATGTAGCAGAATCAGCTAGAAAAACTTTGGATAAACTAAGAGCAGATCTAGGCTCAGTCCAAAACCAATTAGTAGCAACTATCAATAACATCACAGTTACCCAAGTCAATGTCAAATCAGCTGAAAGTCAGATAAGGGATGTGGATTTTGCTAGTGAGAGTGCGAATTTCTCTAAATTCAATATCCTAGCTCAAAGTGGTAGCTACGCCATGAGCCAAGCCAACGCCGTCCAACAAAATATATTAAGATTGTTACAATAA
- a CDS encoding cupin domain-containing protein gives MTKSGKNYKVISSKDSPRSEFHDELNLTGCEVSINHLKAGDSVPFVHSHKQNEEVYIVLEGSGVLYIDGEEFEVNGGDILRIDPEGKRCFKANSKSDLKYICIQCKAGSLEQFSYGDGELNSEKPSWL, from the coding sequence ATGACAAAATCAGGTAAAAATTATAAGGTAATATCTAGCAAAGATAGCCCTAGAAGCGAGTTTCATGATGAGCTGAATTTAACAGGCTGTGAAGTCTCTATAAATCACTTAAAAGCCGGTGATAGCGTGCCTTTTGTCCATTCTCATAAGCAAAACGAAGAGGTCTATATAGTGCTTGAGGGGAGTGGAGTTTTGTATATTGATGGCGAAGAGTTTGAAGTAAATGGTGGCGATATCTTGCGTATAGACCCAGAGGGCAAAAGATGCTTTAAAGCAAACTCTAAAAGCGATTTGAAATATATCTGTATCCAATGTAAAGCCGGTAGCTTAGAGCAGTTTAGCTACGGAGATGGTGAGTTAAATAGTGAAAAACCAAGTTGGCTATAA
- a CDS encoding TIGR00730 family Rossman fold protein, whose protein sequence is MKYVTIFGSSRLDDTNIHYKKAYEIAAALAKAGYGVITGGAGGIMEAANRGAFEAGGESIGYNVVLPNEQHPNSYCSAVVTMDNLRDRKHALIKDSSAFIILPGGFGTLDEVFEVMTLAQTKIKEHKVVFVQSEFWSLLFEFFKRLADDGLIDYDSEFYRLIDDVDEILEFIKS, encoded by the coding sequence ATGAAGTATGTAACGATTTTTGGCTCATCAAGATTGGATGATACAAATATACATTATAAAAAGGCTTATGAGATTGCGGCGGCCTTGGCTAAGGCTGGTTATGGCGTGATAACTGGAGGCGCTGGTGGCATTATGGAAGCAGCGAATCGTGGAGCATTTGAAGCGGGTGGAGAGAGCATCGGCTATAATGTTGTTTTGCCAAATGAGCAGCACCCAAATTCGTATTGTAGTGCTGTAGTAACCATGGATAATTTGAGAGATCGCAAACACGCTTTGATAAAAGATAGCTCTGCTTTTATCATTTTGCCAGGTGGATTTGGGACTTTAGATGAGGTTTTTGAGGTGATGACTTTAGCTCAAACTAAGATAAAAGAGCATAAAGTTGTATTTGTCCAAAGCGAATTTTGGTCGTTGCTTTTCGAGTTTTTCAAACGCTTAGCTGATGATGGATTGATAGATTATGATAGTGAATTTTATAGATTAATAGATGATGTAGATGAAATTTTAGAGTTTATAAAATCTTAA
- the ribD gene encoding bifunctional diaminohydroxyphosphoribosylaminopyrimidine deaminase/5-amino-6-(5-phosphoribosylamino)uracil reductase RibD — MSDEFYLSLAIDKAWDYQLLTYPNPAVGAVILDENGKILSICAHQKAGEAHAELNATKEALESKDSSLKSIFAAAKNPNELYNLIIQNHRNLLKNSTYYVTLEPCAHQGKTPPCASLILAMGARRVVIGSKDLGEHAKGGAKLLADNGVEIDIGVCAKECDELLEPFLRWQSGNFIFFKIALTQNGVATGGVISNLTSRAHTHQIRSLVDLMVVGGNTVGIDRPILDARLANDRAPNILIYSSKFEFDRQIPLFKVSNREVTISNSLKLAFEKRFVMIEGGENFLKNLDSRVEWILIYRSNEFKMAENIKLNLKLNILHRTRLDDGELLWCKRVNSEQK, encoded by the coding sequence ATGAGTGATGAGTTTTATCTATCTTTAGCTATTGATAAAGCGTGGGATTATCAGCTTTTGACCTATCCTAATCCTGCAGTTGGGGCTGTGATTTTAGATGAAAATGGCAAGATTTTATCTATTTGTGCTCACCAAAAAGCCGGAGAGGCTCACGCTGAATTAAATGCGACAAAAGAGGCTTTAGAGAGCAAAGATAGCAGTTTAAAAAGCATATTTGCTGCCGCTAAAAATCCAAATGAGCTATATAATCTCATAATCCAAAATCACCGAAATTTGCTTAAAAACTCCACCTATTATGTGACGCTAGAGCCATGCGCTCATCAAGGCAAGACGCCACCTTGTGCGAGTTTAATTCTTGCTATGGGGGCAAGGCGAGTTGTGATCGGCTCAAAGGATTTAGGTGAGCATGCTAAGGGCGGGGCTAAGCTTTTGGCTGATAATGGCGTGGAGATAGATATTGGAGTTTGTGCTAAGGAGTGTGATGAGTTGCTTGAGCCATTTCTTAGATGGCAAAGTGGGAATTTTATATTTTTTAAAATTGCCTTAACGCAAAATGGCGTAGCAACTGGCGGTGTGATATCAAATTTAACTAGCAGAGCTCACACTCATCAAATTCGCTCATTAGTTGATCTTATGGTAGTTGGCGGTAATACAGTTGGCATAGATAGACCGATTTTAGACGCAAGACTAGCTAATGATAGAGCGCCAAATATCTTGATATACTCATCTAAATTTGAATTTGATAGACAAATACCGCTTTTTAAAGTGTCAAATAGAGAAGTTACTATCTCAAATTCCCTAAAACTAGCTTTTGAAAAGAGATTTGTGATGATAGAAGGTGGCGAAAATTTCTTAAAAAATTTAGATTCTAGGGTAGAGTGGATCTTGATATATCGCTCAAATGAGTTTAAAATGGCTGAAAATATAAAGCTAAATTTAAAATTAAATATTCTACATAGAACGAGATTAGATGATGGTGAGCTCTTGTGGTGTAAAAGAGTAAATTCGGAGCAAAAATGA
- the rimP gene encoding ribosome maturation factor RimP: MNLEELEKLLNDCGVALYDTEIANENGRQIYRVYITKSGGVSLDDCEVVSKLLSPIYDVMPPVSGDWVLEVSSPGLERKLSKIDHFAKSIGEMAKVTLNDKSQIVGKIISVNGNDILINSDEGNVSVNFNDIKKAKTFIQW; the protein is encoded by the coding sequence GTGAATTTAGAAGAGTTAGAAAAGTTATTAAATGATTGCGGCGTGGCTCTGTATGATACAGAGATAGCCAACGAAAATGGCCGCCAAATTTATAGAGTTTATATAACCAAAAGTGGTGGTGTGAGCTTGGATGATTGCGAGGTTGTTAGTAAGCTTTTATCGCCTATTTATGATGTTATGCCGCCAGTTAGTGGGGATTGGGTTTTAGAAGTTTCTAGTCCAGGGCTTGAGCGAAAACTAAGCAAGATAGATCACTTTGCCAAAAGTATTGGTGAGATGGCGAAGGTAACTCTAAATGATAAGAGCCAAATAGTTGGTAAAATAATAAGTGTAAATGGCAATGATATATTGATTAATAGCGATGAAGGTAATGTAAGCGTAAATTTTAATGATATCAAAAAAGCCAAAACCTTCATCCAGTGGTAA
- the rbfA gene encoding 30S ribosome-binding factor RbfA, with protein sequence MNPAELKRLRTQSILKELIPEALSTLEDEYLKGLCVTDVECKKGRYDAFVYLDKMNFDEKEQAYILSHLKKISRHIQNHCMAAEGWYRAPNFHFIFDDRLKYQNHIDALFAKVADELQKGKK encoded by the coding sequence ATGAACCCCGCTGAGTTAAAAAGACTTCGCACCCAAAGCATATTAAAAGAGCTAATTCCAGAAGCCCTAAGCACTCTTGAAGATGAGTATTTAAAGGGACTTTGTGTTACTGATGTTGAGTGTAAAAAGGGTAGATATGATGCCTTTGTATATTTAGATAAGATGAATTTTGATGAGAAGGAACAAGCCTATATATTATCTCATCTTAAAAAGATTAGTCGCCATATCCAAAATCATTGTATGGCAGCCGAAGGGTGGTATAGGGCTCCAAATTTTCATTTTATCTTTGATGATAGGTTAAAGTATCAAAATCATATAGACGCTCTATTTGCTAAAGTTGCTGATGAGTTACAAAAGGGTAAAAAGTGA